A single Streptomyces mirabilis DNA region contains:
- a CDS encoding TetR/AcrR family transcriptional regulator, protein MEKKAPRGTRKRDVPLTKDGIYAMALQLIEADGVEALSMRKLATALDANPMSLYHHVPNKDAVLRGLAERVGSQFRAGAREDLPWQDRLRQLALDFRKLSHSHPKLMAYSFARADYVQPEDPFWQGLINILSAAELPASEIPRVAASLCAIFTGLLVSELTGALQRWTTLPPAPAGPHGEDAPSPAGDVIDAMFNCALDATIVGLESHIARTRKEP, encoded by the coding sequence ATGGAAAAGAAGGCTCCCCGGGGGACCAGGAAGAGGGACGTCCCGCTCACCAAGGACGGCATCTACGCCATGGCGCTGCAGCTCATCGAGGCCGACGGGGTCGAGGCGCTCAGCATGCGCAAACTCGCGACCGCGCTGGATGCGAACCCGATGTCGCTGTACCACCACGTGCCGAACAAGGACGCCGTGCTGCGTGGCCTGGCCGAGCGCGTCGGCTCGCAGTTCCGCGCGGGGGCGCGGGAGGACCTCCCCTGGCAGGACCGCCTGCGCCAACTGGCTCTGGACTTCCGCAAACTGTCGCACAGCCATCCGAAACTGATGGCGTACTCCTTCGCGCGAGCCGACTACGTCCAGCCGGAGGACCCCTTTTGGCAGGGGCTCATCAACATCCTGTCTGCCGCGGAACTGCCGGCCTCGGAGATCCCGCGCGTCGCCGCCTCCCTGTGCGCGATTTTCACGGGGCTGCTGGTCAGCGAACTGACCGGAGCGCTGCAGCGGTGGACCACCCTGCCGCCGGCACCAGCCGGCCCCCACGGGGAAGACGCCCCCTCACCCGCGGGGGACGTGATCGACGCGATGTTCAACTGTGCGCTGGACGCGACGATCGTCGGCTTGGAGAGCCACATCGCACGAACCCGCAAGGAGCCGTGA
- a CDS encoding fumarylacetoacetate hydrolase family protein, with translation MSTNVLRTTDGWWVVRDERAVRIETKAATTAELLADRDAVTEAAASAESGTPVADLVALPPVTTPCRVVAQMVNYRSHAKDSGFTGDIPPTFFRKASGSVSGPHDTIIRPAHVKFLDYEVELGLVMGATLPVGTVVEEQDLPRYVAALVLTNDVSARDVQLTKTQFYESKSYPTFTPTGPYLALLEPEDFTHLLNLRLRLSVNGVSRQDRTLADMIVRPAQALTLLARFQTLAPGDLLLTGTPGGTALKAPPKPAEKIAALLPPALKWKAFFKGQAKNPKYLRNGDLVTATIATPDGRIDLGEQRTPITDAP, from the coding sequence ATGAGTACCAACGTTCTGCGTACCACCGACGGCTGGTGGGTCGTCCGGGACGAACGCGCCGTCCGCATCGAGACCAAGGCCGCCACCACCGCCGAACTGCTCGCCGACCGCGACGCGGTCACCGAAGCCGCCGCCTCCGCCGAGAGCGGCACGCCCGTCGCCGACCTGGTGGCGCTGCCTCCGGTCACCACCCCGTGCCGGGTGGTCGCCCAGATGGTCAACTACCGCAGCCACGCCAAGGATTCGGGCTTCACCGGCGACATCCCGCCCACCTTCTTCCGCAAGGCGTCCGGCTCGGTCAGCGGCCCCCACGACACGATCATCCGCCCCGCGCACGTGAAGTTCCTCGACTACGAGGTGGAACTCGGCCTCGTCATGGGCGCCACCCTGCCCGTGGGCACCGTCGTCGAGGAGCAGGACCTGCCGCGCTACGTCGCCGCCCTCGTCCTGACCAACGACGTCAGCGCCCGCGATGTCCAGCTGACCAAGACCCAGTTCTACGAGAGCAAGTCCTATCCGACCTTCACACCGACGGGTCCGTACCTGGCCCTGCTGGAGCCCGAGGACTTCACCCATCTGCTGAACCTGCGGCTGCGGCTGTCGGTCAACGGCGTGTCACGCCAGGACCGCACGCTGGCCGACATGATCGTGCGGCCCGCACAGGCGCTCACCCTGCTCGCCCGCTTCCAGACCCTCGCCCCGGGCGACCTGCTGCTGACCGGCACTCCCGGCGGCACGGCCCTGAAGGCCCCGCCCAAGCCGGCCGAGAAGATCGCTGCGCTGCTGCCGCCCGCACTGAAGTGGAAGGCGTTCTTCAAGGGCCAGGCCAAGAACCCCAAGTACCTGCGCAACGGTGACCTCGTCACCGCCACGATCGCCACCCCGGACGGACGGATCGACCTCGGCGAGCAGCGGACCCCTATCACGGACGCACCATGA
- a CDS encoding DUF6083 domain-containing protein, with amino-acid sequence MARTARRSGPSKSSRISPEATAHRSGSRQSHPQLAPKAKTAQDPSRQPDLSTEVDTQCALHGQQASRGPCVARQSGGQTAEHLPHPDLIARPSWASFATARDAIRRRPSRTQEHFRNHGGLCGDRRAGCTRIGKSPELSAPLACEERANRAGAAAVTGVGDGSGWCRLPHAMLCPARDTLPAVPELAGLRRALAVDTRRQIDSGAFVPSSALPNTEASPMTTCRPARPVVQLLYIRYPANRPVDEIQCVAQTRRRHRCANPLLTPECQVGVWTLVPLTARHGQLPLPGAAMTLYALTGLPYAEQLRRRAQRCPEHVAIPTAADVAVAEWEPFDPPHPPRAHSHPDPDTHPTPRACRPGQEGDAAVSTRHAIEITLTRPGTDCELRRARRIAAPASNNDRTRLLTLQHAKTHGRALRALRRRLDAVLPIDVLTTHYPDRQGRVLLKRALSRTARTPSARLRQSAVNGPGTS; translated from the coding sequence ATGGCCAGAACGGCAAGACGATCTGGTCCGAGCAAGTCATCCAGGATTTCCCCTGAAGCCACGGCCCACCGAAGTGGGTCGAGGCAGAGTCACCCACAACTCGCGCCCAAGGCGAAGACTGCGCAGGACCCCAGTCGGCAACCGGACTTGTCCACTGAAGTCGATACGCAGTGCGCACTGCACGGCCAGCAAGCGAGCCGCGGCCCCTGCGTCGCTCGGCAGAGCGGCGGCCAGACAGCTGAGCATCTCCCGCACCCGGATTTGATCGCCCGGCCCTCTTGGGCGTCGTTTGCGACGGCGCGAGACGCTATCCGTCGACGTCCCAGCCGCACGCAAGAACATTTCCGGAACCACGGCGGCCTGTGCGGTGACCGACGCGCAGGCTGTACGCGCATCGGCAAGTCGCCAGAGCTGTCCGCCCCGCTCGCGTGCGAGGAGCGGGCGAATAGGGCCGGCGCAGCCGCGGTGACGGGGGTGGGAGACGGCAGCGGCTGGTGCCGTCTCCCGCACGCCATGCTGTGTCCCGCCCGCGACACCCTTCCAGCCGTACCCGAATTGGCAGGCCTACGCCGCGCTCTGGCGGTCGACACCCGCCGTCAGATCGACAGCGGCGCATTCGTTCCTTCTTCCGCCCTGCCGAACACGGAAGCCTCACCGATGACTACCTGTCGGCCGGCCCGCCCTGTCGTCCAACTTCTGTACATCCGCTACCCCGCCAACCGGCCGGTGGACGAGATCCAGTGCGTCGCCCAGACCCGACGCCGCCACCGCTGCGCAAATCCCCTGCTCACGCCCGAGTGCCAGGTGGGTGTCTGGACTCTCGTGCCCCTCACCGCAAGACACGGCCAACTTCCTCTGCCTGGAGCGGCCATGACCCTCTACGCGCTCACCGGTCTGCCCTATGCCGAGCAACTGCGCCGGAGGGCCCAACGCTGCCCCGAGCACGTTGCCATTCCAACGGCTGCCGACGTGGCGGTAGCCGAGTGGGAGCCCTTCGACCCCCCTCATCCACCACGAGCACATTCACACCCGGATCCCGACACTCACCCGACGCCAAGGGCCTGTCGGCCGGGGCAGGAAGGCGACGCAGCTGTGAGCACGCGCCACGCGATCGAGATCACCCTGACCCGGCCCGGCACCGACTGTGAGCTGCGTCGTGCGCGTCGTATCGCGGCTCCGGCCAGTAACAACGACCGCACCCGACTGCTGACGCTGCAGCACGCAAAGACTCACGGGCGCGCACTGCGAGCACTTCGACGTCGACTCGATGCCGTATTGCCCATCGATGTCCTGACCACCCATTACCCGGACCGACAGGGCCGTGTTCTGCTGAAGCGCGCTCTCAGCCGCACGGCCCGCACACCATCCGCCAGGCTGCGGCAGTCTGCGGTCAACGGCCCCGGGACTTCCTGA
- a CDS encoding VOC family protein gives MSHTPVNSADPRTPHQDLHSEQGALRGEHPGRSRNPVIKVADLAWLEFEKPDLDRAEVFARDFGFAIAARTEGELWLRGTFAGSPCMVIRRGRASRFIGPAFRAAERADLDRLARATGSTVRDIGVPGGGQSVALLDPSGLPVRVVHCAEQLPALAEQEPLILNFGTDHRRTNATQRPPREPSRIQRLGHVVLETRVFARTLDWYLDTLGMIVSDFLFLDGQRGRGPTMAFIRCDQGSVAVDHHTLALHLGPGTGYVHSAYQVTDLDTIAAGGEYLAERGYQRSWGIGRHIQGSQLFDYWRDPDRFMLEHFADGDLFSCDLEPGWAPMSASGLAQWGPPVTRDFLGASPSPAKLREVMTALRGDNELDPARLLGLMKAMSS, from the coding sequence ATGTCCCACACCCCCGTTAACAGCGCCGATCCCCGGACGCCCCACCAAGACCTCCACAGTGAGCAGGGCGCCCTGCGCGGAGAGCACCCAGGACGTTCCCGGAATCCCGTGATCAAGGTGGCGGATCTGGCCTGGCTCGAGTTCGAGAAGCCGGACCTGGACCGGGCCGAGGTCTTCGCGCGTGACTTCGGGTTCGCGATCGCCGCCCGCACCGAGGGGGAGTTGTGGCTGCGCGGCACCTTCGCGGGCTCACCCTGCATGGTCATCCGGCGGGGGCGTGCGTCCCGGTTCATCGGGCCGGCGTTCCGCGCGGCCGAGCGGGCCGACCTGGACCGGCTGGCCCGCGCCACCGGCAGTACCGTCCGGGACATCGGCGTACCGGGCGGTGGGCAGTCGGTCGCCCTGCTCGATCCCTCGGGCCTGCCGGTCCGGGTCGTGCACTGCGCCGAGCAGCTGCCCGCGCTGGCCGAGCAGGAGCCGCTGATCCTCAACTTCGGTACAGATCACCGTCGTACGAACGCCACCCAGCGCCCGCCCCGTGAGCCGTCCCGTATCCAGCGGCTGGGCCATGTGGTTCTGGAAACACGGGTGTTCGCCCGCACCCTGGACTGGTACCTGGACACCCTCGGGATGATCGTGTCCGACTTCCTGTTCCTGGACGGGCAGCGCGGGCGCGGGCCGACGATGGCGTTCATCCGGTGTGACCAGGGGAGCGTGGCCGTCGATCACCACACGCTGGCCCTGCACCTGGGGCCCGGAACCGGCTACGTCCACTCCGCCTACCAGGTCACCGACCTCGACACGATCGCCGCCGGTGGGGAGTACCTCGCCGAGCGCGGCTACCAGCGCAGCTGGGGCATCGGCCGGCACATCCAGGGCAGCCAGCTGTTCGACTACTGGCGCGATCCCGACCGCTTCATGCTGGAGCACTTCGCCGACGGCGACCTCTTCTCCTGCGACCTGGAGCCCGGCTGGGCACCGATGTCGGCGAGCGGCCTGGCCCAGTGGGGTCCGCCGGTCACCCGCGACTTCCTGGGCGCCAGCCCTTCCCCCGCCAAGCTGCGCGAGGTCATGACGGCCCTGCGTGGCGACAACGAACTCGACCCCGCACGCCTGCTGGGCCTGATGAAAGCGATGAGCTCATGA
- a CDS encoding NIPSNAP family protein, whose translation MSQYQLRVYTLCSPEALIAYENIWSKHIPGLAKHRITTHGVWTLPAAPGSEVPQLYALVSYRDADDVQERLQAYLASPEFRADMEGFDISQIVDVAESVLTPTADSPLR comes from the coding sequence ATGTCCCAGTACCAGCTTCGTGTCTACACACTGTGCAGCCCGGAGGCGCTCATCGCCTACGAGAACATCTGGTCCAAGCACATTCCCGGTCTGGCGAAGCACCGGATCACCACACACGGCGTCTGGACGCTGCCCGCGGCCCCCGGGAGTGAGGTGCCCCAGCTGTACGCCCTCGTGTCCTATCGGGACGCCGACGACGTGCAGGAGCGGCTGCAGGCGTACCTGGCCAGCCCTGAGTTCCGCGCCGACATGGAAGGCTTCGACATCAGCCAGATCGTCGATGTCGCCGAGTCCGTGCTGACGCCCACCGCCGACTCACCCTTGCGGTGA
- a CDS encoding ATP-binding SpoIIE family protein phosphatase, which translates to MDIENVENACSAGASQGQTGVSGSRPGGRLYAFDGLAAAVLDHRGTVVRWTGAAEDLTGFRAEEVCGRPVGELVADLPDDLRGATEMPVSGRVRLWHQCGDTIGVTFRTTRVEGSTEVLVLAAPTRHVADHEQGAALLRALSAQNRVTIAVHDTDLTTVQTNAMPGTADGRPVQPGTRLSDVLCAKDAENLEAVLRQVLETGAPVVRRSQQVSWRHDPARQHALSLSAFRLEDARGRPTGVAALYLDNADQMRARRHLDLAREVAEQVGGSLDVVRTAQDLADVLAPAFGEFAAVDLAHSVFDGDEPSKRLSGGDMGNAALAPASAVWSAGIKRGESIPPLPDHPLLRSFLHGEPVVFGLDDFIAMVRDPQLVEYLVPKDAHSVMVAPLHARGHTLGAITAWRCGRSDPFTEDEADLMKQIASRGALAIDNARRYTREHRAAVALQQRLLPPATTDTPAAETAGAYLPAGGGAEISGDWYDAIALPSLRVALVAGDVVGHGMPASATMGRLRAAIQTLADLELEPDELLARLADLVQRLAAEAPSSDRDIVGGTCLYAVYDPVTRRCAMASAGHPPPVLVRPDGTAEAVGMSPGPPLALSGMPYETTVIEVEPGSVLALYTDGLVERGDRDIGQGLPRLTEALAAHCRPDRALDETGRALLADLADQAPRDDAALLLARTRAVPAADTAHWEIPADPAAVSKAREWTTRQLTMWGLDDLLFTTQLIVSELVTNAIRYGRPPMHLRLIRHNVLVCEVTDSSSTQPRLRRARTTDEGGRGLFLVSQLGGRWGCRHGQNGKTIWSEQVIQDFP; encoded by the coding sequence ATGGACATAGAGAATGTCGAGAACGCCTGCTCGGCAGGCGCCTCCCAAGGACAGACGGGCGTCTCCGGTTCCCGTCCCGGCGGCAGGTTGTACGCCTTCGACGGTCTGGCAGCCGCCGTGCTCGACCATCGAGGCACGGTGGTGCGGTGGACCGGGGCAGCAGAAGACCTGACGGGGTTTCGCGCCGAGGAGGTCTGTGGCCGCCCCGTGGGGGAACTGGTGGCCGACCTCCCGGACGACCTGCGCGGCGCCACGGAGATGCCGGTGTCCGGCCGGGTACGGCTGTGGCACCAGTGCGGCGACACCATCGGTGTCACTTTCCGGACCACAAGGGTGGAGGGCTCCACGGAGGTCCTCGTCCTGGCGGCCCCTACACGCCACGTCGCCGACCACGAGCAGGGCGCAGCGCTCCTGCGTGCACTGTCCGCACAGAACCGGGTCACGATCGCTGTGCACGACACGGATCTCACCACTGTGCAGACGAACGCCATGCCGGGCACTGCCGACGGCCGTCCGGTACAGCCCGGTACTCGGCTGAGCGACGTGCTGTGCGCCAAGGACGCCGAGAACCTCGAGGCAGTACTGCGCCAGGTACTCGAGACGGGTGCCCCAGTGGTCCGCAGAAGCCAGCAAGTGAGCTGGCGGCACGATCCGGCGAGACAGCACGCGCTGTCGCTGTCCGCCTTCCGTCTGGAGGACGCACGAGGACGCCCCACCGGGGTCGCGGCCCTGTACTTGGACAACGCCGACCAGATGCGCGCCCGGCGTCATCTGGATCTCGCCCGCGAGGTGGCCGAGCAGGTAGGAGGATCCCTGGATGTGGTGCGCACTGCACAGGACCTCGCGGACGTTCTCGCACCTGCGTTCGGGGAGTTCGCCGCAGTCGACCTTGCGCACTCCGTTTTCGACGGGGACGAACCCTCGAAGCGGCTGAGTGGTGGAGACATGGGCAACGCGGCCCTTGCGCCGGCCAGCGCGGTGTGGTCGGCCGGCATCAAGCGCGGCGAGTCCATCCCGCCCCTTCCCGACCACCCCCTGCTGCGCAGCTTCCTGCACGGCGAGCCAGTCGTCTTCGGCCTTGACGACTTCATCGCCATGGTCAGAGACCCGCAGCTGGTCGAGTATCTCGTCCCGAAGGACGCGCATTCGGTGATGGTGGCACCGTTGCATGCCCGCGGGCACACGCTCGGTGCCATAACGGCCTGGCGCTGCGGCCGATCCGACCCCTTCACCGAGGACGAGGCGGATCTCATGAAGCAGATCGCCTCACGGGGTGCGCTCGCCATCGACAACGCTCGCCGTTACACGCGCGAGCACCGGGCGGCCGTAGCGCTGCAGCAGCGCCTCCTTCCCCCAGCCACGACCGACACCCCGGCAGCCGAGACCGCCGGCGCCTACCTGCCCGCAGGCGGCGGGGCAGAAATCAGCGGCGACTGGTACGACGCCATTGCCCTGCCCTCTCTCCGGGTGGCCCTTGTCGCCGGAGACGTGGTCGGCCACGGCATGCCCGCAAGCGCCACCATGGGTCGCCTGCGCGCCGCCATCCAGACGCTCGCGGACCTGGAACTCGAACCGGACGAGCTGCTCGCCCGGCTCGCGGACCTGGTCCAGCGCCTCGCGGCCGAAGCCCCGTCCAGCGACCGCGACATCGTCGGCGGCACATGCCTGTACGCGGTCTACGACCCGGTCACCAGGCGCTGCGCTATGGCCAGTGCCGGGCACCCGCCCCCCGTCCTGGTCCGGCCCGACGGCACCGCCGAAGCAGTAGGGATGTCCCCGGGGCCACCACTCGCCCTCAGCGGCATGCCGTACGAGACCACCGTGATCGAGGTCGAGCCGGGCAGTGTCCTCGCTCTCTACACCGACGGCCTGGTCGAACGGGGCGATCGCGACATCGGCCAAGGCCTGCCGCGCCTGACGGAAGCCCTCGCCGCGCACTGCCGTCCGGATCGTGCCCTGGACGAAACCGGCCGGGCTCTCCTCGCCGACCTGGCGGACCAGGCGCCGCGCGACGACGCGGCCCTGCTGCTGGCCCGCACCCGCGCCGTCCCGGCGGCGGACACCGCTCACTGGGAGATCCCGGCCGATCCGGCCGCCGTCTCCAAAGCCCGAGAGTGGACAACCCGCCAACTCACCATGTGGGGCCTGGACGACCTCCTCTTCACCACCCAACTCATCGTCAGCGAACTGGTCACCAACGCCATCCGCTACGGCCGTCCGCCGATGCACCTCCGTCTGATTCGCCACAACGTCCTGGTGTGCGAGGTCACCGACTCCAGCAGCACCCAACCCCGCCTGCGGCGAGCCCGCACAACCGACGAGGGAGGACGCGGCCTGTTCCTCGTCTCTCAACTCGGTGGACGATGGGGCTGCCGCCATGGCCAGAACGGCAAGACGATCTGGTCCGAGCAAGTCATCCAGGATTTCCCCTGA
- a CDS encoding TetR/AcrR family transcriptional regulator, with the protein MPTSAPPKNRFERRRAETRQALVRAARQILAETGDTSASIQAIAERADVGFGSFYNHFESKTELFDAAVTDALEEFGQAIDERVEGIEDPAELVAAGFRLTARMADSHPELMRILRDRGLAHIHAQSGLSPRALRDLEIGIATGRFTCTNPTTALSALGGTLLSLVALRLARPDLDGDEAASDLAEMVLRMLGVPADDAREVTRRTLPDLA; encoded by the coding sequence ATGCCGACGTCAGCCCCGCCCAAGAACCGCTTCGAGCGGCGCCGCGCCGAGACCCGCCAGGCGCTCGTCCGCGCGGCCCGGCAGATCCTCGCGGAGACCGGGGACACCAGCGCCAGCATCCAGGCCATCGCCGAGCGCGCGGACGTCGGTTTCGGCTCCTTCTACAACCACTTCGAGTCCAAGACGGAGCTGTTCGACGCCGCGGTGACGGACGCCCTGGAGGAGTTCGGTCAGGCCATCGACGAGCGTGTCGAAGGAATCGAGGACCCGGCCGAACTCGTCGCGGCCGGCTTCCGGCTCACCGCCCGGATGGCCGACTCGCATCCGGAACTCATGCGGATCCTGCGTGATCGCGGTCTGGCCCACATTCACGCCCAGAGCGGCCTGTCCCCACGAGCGCTCCGCGACCTGGAGATCGGCATCGCCACGGGCCGCTTCACCTGCACCAACCCGACCACCGCCCTGTCCGCCCTCGGCGGGACTCTGCTGTCCCTCGTGGCGCTGAGGCTGGCCCGCCCCGACCTCGACGGCGACGAGGCCGCCTCGGACCTGGCCGAGATGGTCCTGCGCATGCTGGGGGTCCCCGCCGACGACGCCCGCGAGGTCACCCGGCGCACCCTGCCCGACCTCGCCTGA
- a CDS encoding SsgA family sporulation/cell division regulator, translating into MESLKTVTQGVAVQLVISRTYSLSVCMSLRYEPTDPYVVRATFFTDTDEPAEWVLGRDLLADGLRGSAGCGDIRIWPAVSRGDQAMYLVLRSPAGTALLEVPVQDVRTFLENTEALVPRGTESGHIDWNLELANLFAKS; encoded by the coding sequence ATGGAGTCTTTGAAGACGGTGACGCAGGGGGTGGCCGTGCAGCTTGTCATCTCGCGCACCTACTCGCTGTCCGTGTGCATGAGCCTGCGTTACGAGCCCACTGATCCCTACGTCGTCCGTGCCACCTTTTTCACCGACACTGACGAGCCGGCCGAATGGGTCCTGGGGCGTGATCTTCTGGCCGATGGCCTGCGGGGTTCCGCAGGCTGTGGGGACATCCGGATCTGGCCGGCCGTCAGCCGTGGTGACCAGGCGATGTACCTCGTCCTCAGGTCTCCAGCGGGCACCGCCTTGCTCGAGGTTCCCGTGCAGGACGTCAGAACCTTCCTGGAGAACACGGAGGCGCTGGTGCCACGGGGTACCGAGTCCGGACACATCGACTGGAACCTCGAGCTGGCGAACCTGTTCGCAAAAAGCTGA
- a CDS encoding bifunctional 3-(3-hydroxy-phenyl)propionate/3-hydroxycinnamic acid hydroxylase produces the protein MKATARRPVVIIGAGPVGVTAALLLARHGVRSLLLERHRDVYPLPRAVVVDDEIRRILQSAGVHEEFASLARPAPGLRLLDAGRRVIAEFPRSMHGHHGFPQTSMFDQPDLERLLRDALARRPECELWSGVEVVSVTQSGVRDTDGPNDPTGPVRVTLRRDGCDEDEHLWADAVLGCDGAGSLTRDAIGAVWEDLHFEESWRVIDVRTSRPVRTWEGAEQICSPTQPATFMRVSEDRYRWEFRLADDQHLDGPDGWERLRELVAPWVDLPSDSSQGDDFEVVRQAQYTFRARLADRWRKGRVFLLGDAAHLTPPFVGQGLCAGLRDARNLTWKLAQVLQRGAHEGLLDTYERERKPHARHVIRVAVAVGWAMTGGQDRGAAFRRAVVGTACRIPGVTAAVSRDLSPALTAGPLVRRRPRLTGRVLAGTFGPQPWVRHGGRRVRLDDVLGDSFAVLTAVPPTAQMTAVATALGAPTIHVDDLGDDGTLAGWLARGRADAVLLRPDRVVMDTVPTGTGDFTDTVAWAPLLHTARHTADARPA, from the coding sequence ATGAAGGCCACAGCCCGTAGACCGGTGGTGATCATCGGTGCCGGACCCGTCGGGGTCACGGCCGCCCTGCTGCTCGCCCGGCACGGAGTGCGCAGCTTGCTCCTCGAACGTCACCGGGACGTCTACCCCCTGCCGCGCGCCGTCGTCGTGGACGACGAGATCCGCCGGATCCTGCAGAGCGCCGGTGTCCACGAGGAGTTCGCTTCCCTCGCCCGCCCGGCGCCCGGACTGCGGCTGCTGGACGCCGGGCGCCGCGTGATCGCCGAATTCCCGCGGTCCATGCACGGACACCACGGCTTCCCGCAGACCAGCATGTTCGACCAGCCCGATCTGGAACGCCTGCTGCGTGACGCCCTGGCGCGCCGCCCGGAGTGCGAGCTGTGGAGCGGGGTGGAGGTCGTGTCCGTGACCCAGTCCGGCGTGCGGGACACCGACGGACCGAACGATCCGACGGGTCCGGTCCGGGTCACCCTTCGTCGCGACGGCTGCGACGAGGACGAGCACCTGTGGGCCGATGCCGTCCTCGGCTGCGACGGTGCGGGCAGTCTCACCCGTGACGCCATCGGCGCCGTGTGGGAGGACCTGCACTTCGAGGAGAGCTGGCGGGTCATCGACGTGCGCACCAGCCGCCCGGTGCGCACCTGGGAAGGCGCCGAGCAGATCTGCTCCCCCACCCAGCCGGCCACCTTCATGCGCGTCAGTGAGGACCGCTACCGCTGGGAGTTCAGGCTGGCCGACGATCAGCACCTGGACGGCCCGGACGGATGGGAGCGCCTGCGCGAGCTGGTCGCCCCCTGGGTGGACCTGCCGTCCGACTCCTCGCAGGGCGACGACTTCGAGGTGGTGCGGCAGGCGCAGTACACCTTCCGGGCCCGCCTCGCCGACCGGTGGCGCAAGGGGCGTGTCTTCCTGCTGGGCGACGCCGCCCATCTCACCCCGCCCTTCGTCGGCCAGGGACTGTGCGCGGGCCTGCGCGACGCCCGAAACCTCACCTGGAAGCTCGCCCAGGTCCTCCAACGGGGCGCACACGAGGGGCTGCTGGACACCTACGAACGCGAGCGCAAGCCGCACGCCCGCCATGTGATCCGCGTGGCGGTCGCCGTCGGCTGGGCCATGACCGGCGGACAGGACCGCGGTGCGGCGTTCCGCCGGGCCGTCGTGGGCACGGCCTGTCGCATCCCCGGTGTGACCGCGGCGGTGAGCCGTGACCTCAGTCCCGCCCTGACCGCCGGTCCACTCGTACGGCGCCGCCCCAGGCTGACCGGCCGCGTGCTGGCCGGCACCTTCGGCCCGCAGCCCTGGGTACGGCACGGCGGCAGGCGAGTGCGCCTCGATGACGTCCTCGGGGACTCCTTCGCCGTCCTGACCGCTGTGCCACCCACTGCGCAGATGACGGCCGTGGCCACGGCACTCGGCGCCCCGACGATCCACGTCGACGATCTGGGCGACGACGGCACCCTGGCCGGCTGGCTGGCACGCGGCCGTGCCGACGCCGTCCTGCTGCGCCCCGACCGCGTCGTGATGGACACGGTCCCGACCGGCACCGGCGACTTCACGGACACCGTCGCCTGGGCCCCCCTGCTGCACACGGCCCGCCATACCGCCGACGCCCGGCCCGCCTGA